The Sphingobium aromaticiconvertens genome has a segment encoding these proteins:
- the rimI gene encoding ribosomal protein S18-alanine N-acetyltransferase, translating into MTVPGLLLETVDHEDRSMIADTMPVMSSAFDPLFGEAWTASQLAGVLTMPGTWLTLARVDAATLGFALVRSVLDECELLLLAVDPLWRGRGVGRTLLNHSLSIARNRGMMTMNLEVRASNKAVALYEKAGFEYVHRRPGYYRGNDGQLHDALSFRLDMRL; encoded by the coding sequence ATGACCGTCCCCGGTCTTTTGCTTGAAACCGTCGATCATGAAGACCGATCGATGATCGCCGACACCATGCCGGTGATGAGCAGCGCTTTCGATCCCCTCTTTGGCGAGGCGTGGACAGCGTCGCAACTTGCAGGCGTGCTCACCATGCCCGGCACCTGGCTGACACTGGCGCGTGTCGATGCCGCCACGCTGGGCTTCGCGCTGGTGCGCTCCGTGCTCGATGAATGCGAATTGTTGCTGCTTGCGGTCGATCCGCTGTGGCGCGGCAGGGGAGTCGGCAGGACGTTGCTCAATCACAGCCTCAGCATCGCGCGAAACCGTGGGATGATGACAATGAATCTGGAAGTTCGCGCCTCAAACAAAGCTGTCGCACTATATGAGAAAGCGGGCTTTGAATATGTGCATCGTCGTCCTGGTTACTATCGCGGTAATGACGGCCAACTACATGATGCCTTAAGTTTTCGGCTGGACATGCGACTTTGA
- the tsaB gene encoding tRNA (adenosine(37)-N6)-threonylcarbamoyltransferase complex dimerization subunit type 1 TsaB, protein MRILVIDTATQALSVALFEDGDVIAHVHDIVGRGHAEALLPAIAGLPDGGKADHIAVDVGPGSFTGVRIGIAAARALAFAWNAELTGYSATHLIAAAAARDHGPHLQGDIPIPVTITGGHGELFWQGFAADGHTALTPLASTPIADLAQTLDAPAYYGTGAEALVTARSSGCAICLYPDARDYRLIAQDAPCPVHPLYGRGADAKPMAAARGAA, encoded by the coding sequence TTGCGAATATTGGTTATCGACACCGCGACACAGGCTCTGTCCGTCGCGCTGTTCGAAGATGGCGACGTCATCGCCCACGTTCATGACATTGTCGGTCGCGGCCACGCAGAAGCGCTGCTGCCTGCGATCGCGGGCTTGCCCGATGGCGGCAAGGCGGATCATATAGCCGTGGATGTCGGACCGGGCAGCTTTACGGGCGTTCGCATCGGCATCGCCGCCGCCCGCGCTCTGGCCTTTGCATGGAACGCCGAGCTTACCGGCTATAGCGCCACGCACCTGATCGCCGCCGCTGCCGCGCGCGACCATGGCCCGCACCTGCAGGGCGACATCCCCATCCCCGTCACCATCACCGGCGGCCATGGCGAACTATTCTGGCAGGGGTTCGCCGCTGACGGCCACACCGCATTGACCCCACTTGCCTCCACACCCATTGCCGATCTGGCGCAAACCCTTGATGCCCCCGCTTATTACGGGACCGGAGCCGAGGCTCTGGTTACAGCGCGGAGCAGTGGTTGTGCGATCTGCCTCTATCCCGATGCGCGCGACTACAGGCTGATCGCACAGGATGCGCCCTGCCCCGTCCATCCGCTCTATGGACGCGGCGCTGACGCAAAGCCGATGGCGGCAGCGAGAGGTGCGGCATGA
- a CDS encoding NifU family protein produces the protein MLIETETTPNPATLKFLPGRPVMTAGTRDFATPEEAEASPLADALFGLGDVTGVFFGSDFVSVTAAPGVAWSDLKTDVLGLMLDHFSANMPLFNPGSAGGISVPPAEEDFTDDPADAEVIAQIRELIETRVRPAVANDGGDIVYRGFDKGKVFLQMQGACSGCPSSSATLKNGIEQLLKHYVPEVTEVRAV, from the coding sequence ATGCTGATAGAAACCGAAACCACGCCCAACCCGGCAACGCTGAAATTCCTGCCCGGCCGCCCGGTAATGACGGCAGGCACGCGCGATTTCGCGACGCCCGAAGAGGCGGAAGCCTCGCCTCTCGCGGACGCCCTGTTCGGGCTGGGCGACGTGACCGGCGTTTTTTTCGGCAGCGATTTTGTGTCTGTCACGGCCGCACCGGGCGTCGCCTGGAGCGACCTGAAGACCGATGTGCTTGGCCTGATGCTCGATCATTTCTCCGCCAACATGCCACTCTTCAACCCCGGCTCTGCTGGCGGAATCAGCGTGCCGCCTGCGGAAGAGGATTTCACCGACGATCCCGCCGACGCAGAAGTCATCGCGCAGATCCGTGAATTGATCGAAACGCGCGTGCGGCCTGCCGTCGCCAATGACGGTGGCGACATCGTCTATCGTGGCTTCGACAAGGGCAAGGTGTTCCTTCAGATGCAGGGCGCCTGCTCGGGCTGCCCCTCCTCCAGCGCCACGCTGAAGAACGGCATCGAGCAGTTGCTGAAACATTATGTGCCCGAAGTGACCGAGGTCCGCGCCGTCTGA
- a CDS encoding pyridoxamine 5'-phosphate oxidase family protein — protein sequence MSNETEIRKSFWKDMSDSPFVMLGLDSGHGHSIPMTAHLDRNANHAIWFFTSRDNRLAPGGPAMAQFVGKDHYLFACISGTLVEETDVAVIDHHWTRENDAWYPGGRTDPNMLMLRFDLGTAEIWRADVSIKGMFKMLFGGDVRTEMQGKHVEVSL from the coding sequence ATGAGCAACGAAACCGAAATCCGCAAAAGCTTCTGGAAGGATATGTCGGACAGCCCGTTCGTGATGCTCGGCCTGGATAGCGGCCACGGACACAGTATCCCGATGACGGCACATCTGGACAGGAATGCCAATCATGCGATCTGGTTCTTCACCAGCCGCGACAATCGACTAGCGCCTGGAGGCCCGGCGATGGCGCAGTTCGTGGGCAAGGACCATTATCTGTTCGCCTGCATCAGCGGTACGCTGGTTGAGGAAACCGACGTGGCGGTGATCGATCATCACTGGACCCGCGAAAATGACGCCTGGTATCCCGGTGGCCGCACCGATCCCAATATGCTGATGCTCCGGTTTGATCTGGGCACGGCCGAAATCTGGCGCGCGGACGTGTCGATCAAGGGCATGTTCAAGATGCTGTTCGGTGGTGACGTGCGCACTGAGATGCAGGGCAAGCATGTAGAGGTCTCCCTATAG